One genomic window of Thermorudis peleae includes the following:
- a CDS encoding efflux RND transporter periplasmic adaptor subunit, with protein MNRRWIIGIVAVLLLVGIGSVLIVRNHRASSGSIWTVKRGTLEGTIELDGRIAALHPITVTSSIDDRVQIVAVTPGDTVQAGDILVQLDRRPIDEQIMQAKQQLEQAEAALSSTLQNTQASAEEKVHAEAQRRNAQAAYDQVRANLAKTLIVAPADGIVTDVNVSPGAPVSAGAVVVTLAAFNDLGVTVTMDETDIRYLSTGQPVEVTVDAFPGQTFPGTISRISQAAQQQGGVTSFTGQVALTPQPNAPLRPGMTATVRVQAILRRDVLLVPERALHTVGQRTFVTVIGPNGQQSEREVTVGLRSNGMAEIAAGLSEGERVLLP; from the coding sequence ATGAATAGACGCTGGATCATTGGGATCGTTGCTGTCCTACTCCTTGTCGGGATCGGCAGCGTGCTGATTGTCCGCAATCATCGCGCATCGTCGGGATCAATCTGGACAGTCAAGCGCGGAACACTGGAAGGAACGATCGAGCTTGATGGACGCATTGCAGCATTGCACCCCATCACGGTCACAAGCAGTATTGACGACCGCGTCCAGATTGTTGCTGTGACACCAGGAGACACGGTTCAAGCCGGGGATATTCTGGTCCAGCTCGACCGCAGACCCATTGATGAGCAAATCATGCAGGCAAAGCAGCAGCTTGAGCAGGCAGAAGCAGCCCTCTCAAGCACCCTTCAGAATACACAAGCCAGTGCTGAAGAGAAGGTGCATGCTGAAGCACAACGCCGGAATGCACAAGCTGCCTATGATCAAGTTCGTGCGAATCTGGCCAAAACCCTGATCGTTGCCCCCGCTGATGGCATCGTCACAGACGTTAACGTCAGTCCTGGAGCACCGGTGAGTGCCGGTGCTGTTGTTGTGACTCTCGCGGCATTCAATGACCTTGGTGTAACGGTAACCATGGACGAGACCGACATCCGCTACCTGAGCACTGGCCAACCCGTTGAGGTGACGGTCGATGCCTTCCCAGGCCAAACATTTCCAGGGACCATCAGCCGCATTAGCCAAGCCGCTCAACAGCAAGGAGGCGTCACGAGCTTTACTGGTCAGGTTGCACTCACACCACAGCCGAATGCGCCGTTACGTCCTGGCATGACCGCTACAGTGCGAGTCCAGGCCATTCTTCGTCGTGATGTGCTCCTTGTTCCAGAGCGCGCATTGCACACTGTCGGACAGCGCACGTTTGTCACCGTTATTGGACCGAACGGCCAGCAGAGTGAGCGTGAAGTGACAGTGGGCTTGCGCAGCAATGGGATGGCGGAGATTGCTGCCGGGCTGAGCGAAGGCGAACGAGTGCTCCTCCCGTAA
- a CDS encoding ATPase AAA: protein MTLNPTVPLATLLPPEPASCEETGLETSFLLDLLLKLLYTQGALPAYVLVEQLCLPYPHVVERVLSQAKREELIEVTGTNGLGELGYRYSLTSQGTRRAREALERNGYIGPAPVPFTAYLEVVREQSLQRLRVQRDALLAALGGLHFEQSLLEQLGQALNSAHAIFLYGKPGNGKTALAQRFAAMFGGTVLIPHAIIIDQQIIRIFDPHVHHAIELPRRTIGDRRWVRCERPSVLVGGELTLDAFDLKPSSQPGVMEAPIHLRANNGVLIIDDFGRQAFQPQALLNRWIIPLEERRDFLTLRNGKQIEVPWDGLLVLSTNLSPSALADEAFLRRIPAKIALGNPSVQQFAKIFEDQCRAFGIPFDPTGLAYLLRTHYVGKRELRACHPRDILRNLVGAAQFLGIEPRLTPALIDRACQTYFVDHAR, encoded by the coding sequence ATGACGCTGAATCCGACTGTTCCCTTGGCCACCTTACTACCACCAGAGCCAGCATCATGTGAGGAGACTGGACTCGAGACCAGCTTTCTGCTTGATCTGCTGCTGAAGTTGCTCTACACGCAGGGAGCATTGCCTGCCTATGTCCTCGTCGAACAACTCTGCCTACCCTACCCGCATGTGGTTGAACGTGTGCTGAGCCAAGCCAAGCGCGAAGAACTCATCGAGGTGACGGGAACAAACGGGCTCGGAGAACTTGGCTATCGTTACAGTCTCACCAGCCAGGGAACACGCCGTGCACGCGAAGCTCTCGAACGGAACGGCTATATTGGCCCAGCTCCCGTACCCTTTACCGCCTACCTTGAAGTCGTACGGGAACAATCGCTGCAAAGACTGCGGGTACAGCGCGACGCACTGCTCGCCGCACTCGGTGGCCTACATTTTGAACAATCCCTTCTTGAACAACTCGGCCAAGCGCTCAATAGCGCGCATGCAATTTTCTTGTACGGCAAGCCAGGTAACGGGAAGACAGCGCTCGCGCAACGCTTCGCCGCTATGTTTGGCGGCACGGTTCTTATTCCGCATGCAATCATCATTGACCAGCAAATTATCCGGATCTTCGATCCGCACGTTCACCATGCCATCGAGTTGCCGCGGCGAACGATTGGCGATCGGCGTTGGGTACGGTGCGAGCGTCCAAGCGTCCTCGTTGGCGGTGAATTGACACTTGATGCATTCGATCTGAAGCCTTCGTCCCAACCAGGAGTCATGGAAGCACCAATCCACCTGCGCGCGAATAACGGCGTCCTCATTATCGATGACTTTGGGCGACAAGCATTCCAGCCCCAGGCACTCCTCAACCGCTGGATCATTCCTCTCGAAGAGCGCCGAGATTTCCTGACACTACGCAATGGCAAGCAGATCGAGGTTCCATGGGATGGTCTGCTCGTCCTCTCAACGAACCTTTCACCATCAGCGCTTGCCGACGAAGCTTTTCTGCGAAGAATTCCAGCTAAGATCGCCCTCGGCAACCCTTCAGTACAGCAGTTTGCAAAGATTTTTGAGGATCAGTGTCGAGCATTTGGCATTCCGTTTGACCCAACAGGCTTGGCCTATCTGTTACGTACGCACTATGTGGGCAAACGGGAGCTTCGGGCATGTCACCCGCGTGACATTCTGCGTAACCTTGTTGGCGCAGCACAGTTTCTTGGAATTGAGCCGCGCTTAACACCAGCGCTGATTGACCGTGCGTGCCAGACCTATTTCGTCGATCACGCGCGTTAG
- the speD gene encoding adenosylmethionine decarboxylase yields the protein MKSLGRHVIVELWGCKNIDSLPKIEEALREAVKATRATLRDLQIFPWEPYNGVSGIAILSESHLSIHTWPELGYAAVDIFTCGEHTQPDAAVPVLREFFNPERMEVMQVTRGVIVD from the coding sequence GTGAAGAGCCTGGGTCGACATGTGATTGTCGAGCTCTGGGGATGTAAAAATATTGACTCCCTTCCCAAGATCGAGGAAGCCTTGCGCGAAGCGGTGAAAGCAACCCGTGCGACGCTCCGCGACCTCCAGATTTTCCCCTGGGAACCGTATAACGGTGTGAGTGGCATCGCCATCCTCTCGGAGTCACACCTAAGTATTCACACATGGCCAGAGCTTGGCTATGCTGCTGTTGATATTTTCACGTGTGGCGAACACACACAGCCGGATGCGGCTGTCCCAGTGCTCCGCGAGTTTTTCAATCCGGAGCGGATGGAGGTGATGCAAGTGACGAGGGGGGTCATCGTTGATTGA
- the speE gene encoding polyamine aminopropyltransferase translates to MIDSGLWHTDDPEVPSQRIWLKVRETLERRTSPYQEIAVLDTVLFGRALVLNNVIQTAERDEFCYHEMLVHPAMLAHPAPRQVLIVGGGDGGALRRVLEHNTVERVTMVEIDRDVVEVCRRHLTAIHANAFDDPRVDLRFEDGFAFVQARPSRYDIIIVDGPDPIGTTPGAVLFAGEFYQALADMLTDDGIVVQQTESPFLLPAQTAATYILLRRVLPIARTYLTTVQSYDGAWSFTLGARSIDPATVDEAVLLARMNERGISACRYYSPAVHRAAFQLPVFLQQFLDESLAAGRPAETHPLMPEVNLRFPGFQP, encoded by the coding sequence TTGATTGATAGTGGTCTGTGGCATACTGACGACCCTGAAGTGCCAAGTCAACGTATTTGGCTTAAAGTTCGGGAGACGCTGGAGCGGCGGACGTCGCCCTACCAGGAGATTGCGGTTCTTGATACGGTGCTGTTCGGCCGGGCGCTGGTTCTGAACAACGTTATCCAGACGGCCGAACGCGATGAGTTTTGCTACCATGAAATGCTCGTCCATCCAGCGATGCTTGCTCACCCTGCGCCACGGCAGGTGCTGATCGTCGGCGGCGGCGATGGGGGAGCATTGCGGCGGGTGCTTGAGCACAATACGGTCGAGCGCGTGACGATGGTGGAGATCGACCGCGATGTGGTTGAGGTTTGCCGTCGCCACTTGACAGCGATTCACGCCAATGCCTTTGATGATCCTCGTGTTGACCTGCGGTTTGAGGATGGATTTGCGTTTGTTCAAGCTCGCCCGTCCCGCTATGACATTATCATCGTCGATGGACCTGATCCGATTGGCACAACACCCGGTGCTGTGCTCTTTGCTGGTGAGTTTTATCAGGCACTTGCTGATATGCTGACGGATGACGGGATCGTTGTCCAGCAAACTGAATCGCCATTCCTGCTTCCGGCTCAAACGGCTGCGACCTATATTCTCCTGCGGCGCGTCTTGCCCATCGCTCGCACATACCTTACGACGGTGCAGTCCTATGATGGAGCCTGGAGCTTTACTCTTGGCGCTCGATCGATTGATCCGGCAACGGTTGACGAGGCTGTGCTCCTTGCACGTATGAACGAGCGCGGTATCTCGGCGTGTCGCTACTACAGCCCGGCGGTGCACCGCGCGGCGTTCCAGTTGCCGGTCTTTTTACAGCAATTTCTTGACGAATCGCTGGCTGCTGGTCGGCCTGCTGAGACCCATCCACTTATGCCCGAAGTCAATCTCCGTTTCCCGGGCTTTCAGCCGTAG